In Corylus avellana chromosome ca2, CavTom2PMs-1.0, the following proteins share a genomic window:
- the LOC132171013 gene encoding uncharacterized protein LOC132171013 — MDDSWRMRMGMAPSLPRRRSVEDTSSRRSLFGHAGTLDADDFADVFGGPPRSVLQRKFSGDFSNSNGFYEEIFRKPEFVTPVTRGGRSLPAFRIPARSDGFYSDIFGSDDDRRRSRERSRPTSKAKSNSSSALSSEELSPLRPVIGDDVALSSFASKLRPISVPARWNSSTMMTEEYPKKQGNPAFPCNLSSYTENQFMENEYHENFRTSYSGFRRQVSSPETISLEPNSYGSVKISVDDPAELNSSSSAVSSLHQDLEPESGIQDHEFPEQEDDEVMSSYVIEINSYHREGTCGETVSVDEAIAWAKEKFQAQSSEKDLSMRQCDNNEQPVEIEGRPNPGEFSDQAIDGHRMIQSTEEEEQRNWTAEEEKQQSEKYMEVELLDECIRLWSAGKETNIKILLSKLHHILWPNSGWCAIPLTSLTESSQVKKAYQKARLCLHPDKLQQRGATLPQKYVAEKAFSILQDAWAAFISQDVFLN, encoded by the exons ATGGACGACTCGTGGCGAATGCGCATGGGAATGGCGCCCAGCCTCCCCAGGCGCCGTTCCGTTGAGGATACTTCGTCCAGACGATCCCTTTTCGGCCACGCCGGGACCCTCGACGCAGACGACTTCGCCGACGTCTTCGGCGGGCCCCCGCGGAGCGTTCTTCAGCGTAAATTCTCAGGGGACTTCTCGAATTCTAATGGCTTCTACGAGGAGATTTTCAGGAAGCCGGAGTTTGTGACCCCGGTGACCCGGGGTGGTCGGAGCCTGCCGGCGTTCAGGATTCCGGCGAGGAGTGACGGGTTCTATAGCGATATATTTGGGTCGGATGATGATCGGAGGCGGTCGAGGGAGCGGTCCCGGCCGACGTCGAAGGCGAAGTCGAACTCGTCCTCGGCGCTGAGCTCGGAGGAGCTGAGCCCTCTCCGGCCGGTGATCGGAGATGACGTGGCATTGTCCTCCTTTGCTTCAAAGCTCAG GCCAATTAGTGTCCCAGCTAGATGGAACTCATCAACAATGATGACAGAAGAATATCCCAAGAAACAAGGGAATCCTGCTTTTCCTTGCAATCTCTCTTCTTACACTGAAAACCAATTCATGGAAAATGAGTACCACGAGAATTTCAGAACCTCCTATAGTGGATTCAGAAGGCAGGTCTCATCCCCAGAAACCATTAGTCTTGAACCAAATTCATATGGAAGTGTCAAAATATCTGTAGATGATCCTGCAGAACTCAACTCCTCTTCCTCAGCTGTCTCTTCACTTCATCAGGACCTTGAGCCTGAATCTGGGATTCAAGATCATGAATTCCCAGAACAGGAAGATGATGAAGTTATGAGCTCTTATGTCATTGAGATCAACTCTTACCATAGAGAAGGAACCTGCGGTGAAACGGTTTCTGTTGACGAAGCAATTGCATGGGCCAAAGAGAAGTTTCAAGCACAGAGTTCTGAGAAAGATTTGAGCATGAGACAATGTGACAACAATGAGCAGCCTGTTGAAATTGAAG GAAGGCCTAATCCTGGTGAATTTTCAGATCAAGCGATTGATGGCCACAGAATGATTCAATCTACAGAG gaagaagaacaaagaaattggacagctgaagaagaaaaacagCAGTCAGAAAAATAT ATGGAAGTGGAGCTATTGGATGAATGCATAAGGTTGTGGTCAGCTGGCAAAGAAACCAACATAAAGATACTGctttcaaaactacatcat ATTCTGTGGCCCAATAGTGGCTGGTGTGCTATCCCTCTAACCAGCCTAACAGAGAGCTCACAAGTGAAGAAAGCTTATCAGAAAGCAAGGCTATGTCTCCACCCAGACAAACTGCAACAAAGAGGAGCAACACTTCCACAAAAATATGTTGCAGAGAAGGCATTCTCCATCCTTCAG GATGCATGGGCTGCTTTCATCTCCCAAGATGTCTTCTTAAATTAG